GACCCAGTTCATCCTCCACAGCATCGCGGCCCCGTGGACGCCCCAGCGGATCTACGAGTACTGGCGCGACAGCACGAACCTCGAATCGCACTTCGGCCTGGGGTACGACGGCAGCCTCGCCCAGTTCGTCGGGACGCAGACGCGCGCCGACGCCAACATGTACGCCAACCGCAGGCCGGACGGCACCGGCGCGGTCAGCGTCGAGACCGCCAGCAGGCTCGACAGCTCGGATCCGTGGACGGCGCAGCAGGTCGAGCGGCTGATCGCGCTCGGTGTCTGGCTGCACCAGCAGCACGGCCTCCCGCTGCGGATCTGCCGCACCTGGGACGACCCCGGCTACGGCTACCACCGGCTCTTCCCGCAGTGGTCGGACGGCGGGACGGACTGCCCCGGCGATGCACGGGTGAAGCAGTTCGGCGACACCGTCTTCCCGGGCATCGTCGCCCGCGCGTCCGGCGGCTCCACGTCGGCGCCCCCGTCCGCCCCGGCGTCGGGGGCCGCCCGCCGCCAGGTCACGATCGGCGGCCTGCCGTACGGCTACGGCGCCCACGGCCCCCAGGTGCGGGAGGTCGGTGCGGCCCTGGTCGCCGCCGGGTACGGCTCGCACTACCGCAGCGGGCCGGACGAGGACTGGCGCGATCCGGACACCCTCAACTACGCCGACTACCAGCGCTCGCTCGGCTTCACCGGTGCGGACGCGGACGGCGTGCCGGGCGAGGAGTCGTTGCGCCGCCTGCTGGGGCGGGTGCCCGGGCCGCGTACCGTCTCGCTCGCGCACGTGGTCGCCGCCGCCCGTACGGACCCGGGCGCGGAGCAGGGACACCTGACCTACGGTGACGAGGTGTGGATCGTCGAACAGGCACTGGTCGACGAGGGGCTGCTCGACCCGGCCAGGGCGGACGGCTCGCTCGGCACCACGACCGTCGAGGCGTACGCCGGATTCCAGCGCCGGCTGGGCTACCAGGGGGCGGACGCCAACGGCATCCCCGGTCAGCGCAGCCTGCGCGAGCTGGGCGCCCGGCACGGCTTCACCGTCACGGACTGAGACCGGGTGCCGGCCCCCTGACACCGGGCCGGCACCCGCGGTGGTCCTCCCCCGCCGTCAGCCGCGGGCGCCGTCCGGCCGGCCGCGCCCTACGTGCAGGGCCAGCGCGTCGAGGGTGCGTCCCCAGGCGTCGTGGGCCGTCTTCTCCTCGTACGTCGCCGGGCGTTCGTCGTTGAAGAACCCGTGTCCGACGCCTTCGTACGTCACGAGGTCGCAGGCGACGCCGGCGCCCCGCAGCCGGGTTCCGATCCGGTGCCACTCGTCCAGGGACATCACGAAGTCGTCCGCGCCGAAGAAGGCCAGCAGGAAACCGGTGTTCGCGGCGATCCGCTCGCTGTTGGCGACCGGCGGCACCGGGTCGGCCAGTGGCAGGCCGCCGTCCAGCAGCCAGCCGCCGTAGTAGCTGACCACCAGGTCGAAGCGCAGCTCGCTCGCGCCCAGCACGGCGATGTGGCCGCCGAGACTGAAGCCGAGCAGGGCCGTCCCGCCGTCGGGGGCCGCGTCCGAGCCGTACGCCCGGGCCGCGGCCAGATCGGCCAGGACCTCCTCGCGCCGAAGGCCCTGCATCAGGCCGAACGCCTCGGGGCGCACCTCGTCGCCGTAGCCCAGCCCGGCGCGGCGGGTGCTGCGCCAGTAGAAGTCCGGGGCGATGGCGGTGTAGCCGGCCGCGGCCAGTCGGTGGCAGACGTCGCGCAGATGCGCGTTCACGCCGAACATCTCGCCGCCGACGATCACCGCCCCGGCACTCTCCCGCCCCTCGGGCCCGGCCACGTACGCCTCCGGGCCGTCCGGGCCTCCGAGCGGCACCCACTGCCCGCTGATCGTGTGGTCCGCCATTGGACACCTCTTCCGGTGAACGTTGTCGCGCTGTGTCGCGAGGAGTGTAGCGAGCAAAGATCAGGACGAAAGCACTGAGGCGATGTCAGATGTGTTTCCGGGCAAGGGATTCACCGCCTCCTCCCGTCCGGTTCGTCGCAAGGGTGCTTGCCGGGGCACCCGTGGCGGGGCAGAGTGCGCAGGGCGCTGGGACAGCCCGGGCGGCGACCGATCGGAGAGAGCTGTGAGTGACCTGATGGACCGGCTGTTGGCGGGTCTCCCGGCAGAAGCGCTGGCGGTGGACCCGGACGTCACGGCCGCCTACCGCTACGACATGGCCGGGTTCTGCGAGGCCGGAGCCCCTGCCGTGGTGGTGTTCCCGGAGACGGTCGAGCAGGTGCAGCACGTCATGCGGACCGCCACCGAGCTGCACGTACCGGTGGTGCCGCAGGGCGCCAGGACCGGGCTCTCCGGCGGTGCCAACGCGGTGGACGGCTGCATCGTGCTGTCGATGGTCAAGATGAACCGGATCCTGGAGCTGGACCAGGTGAACCGGATCGCGGTCGTCGAGCCGGGTGTGGTGAACGCCGAGCTCTCCCGGGCCGCCGCCGGCGCGGGGCTGGCCTACCCGCCGGATCCGTCGAGCTGGGAGTCCTGCACGATCGGCGGCAACATCGGAACCGGTGCGGGCGGCCTCTGCTGCGTGAAGTACGGGGTCACCAGCGAGTACGTGCTCGGCCTCGACGTCGTGCTGGCGGACGGCCGGCTGCTGTCGACCGGGCGCCGGACCGCCAAGGGTGTCGCGGGTTACGACCTGACCCGGTTGCTGGTCGGATCGGAGGGCACGCTGGGCGTGGTGGTCCGCGCGGTGGTGGCGCTGCGCCCGGCGCCCGCACCGCAGTTGGCGATGGTCGCGGAGTTCCCGAGCACGGACGCGGCCTGCGCGGCGGTGTGCGAGGTGATGGCGCGGGGCTTCACCCCCTCGCTGATGGAGTTGATGGACGCGGTCACCGTACGGGCCGTCAACGACCTGGCCCGGATGGGGCTGCCGGAGTCGACCAGGGCCCTGCTGCTGGTGGCCTTCGACGGCTCCGAGCCGGCCGCCGAACTGGCGGCGGTGGGCGAGCTGTGCCTGGCGGCGGGAGCGACCCAGGTGGTGCCGGCCGAGGACCGGGCGGAGTCGGAGCTGCTGCTGGAGGCGCGGCGGCTCGCGCTGCCGGCCCTGGAGCGCCTCGGCACCACGATGATCGACGACGTCGCCGTGCCACGGTCGCGGATGGCCGAGATGCTCCGGGGGGTGGCCGCGATCGCCGACCGGTGCGGGCTGACCATCGGCATGGTCTGCCACGCCGGCGACGGCAACACCCACCCGATCGTCATCTTCGACGCGCAGGACCCCACGCAGGTGGCCCGGGCCAAGGAGACCTTCGACGAGATCATGGGACTGGGGCTGGAGCTGGGTGGGACGATCACCGGCGAGCACGGGATCGGTCTGCTGAAGCGGGACTGGCTGGAGCGTGAGCTCGGCCCGGTGGCGATGGAGCTCCAGCGACAGCTGAAGGCGGTGTTCGACCCGCTGGGCATCCTCAACCCGGGCAAGGCGATCTAGGCCGTTCCCAGCGTTGCTCCGGTCCGGCGGCGCACCCGGTCGCCGTAGCCGGCCACCCGATGTCCGCTGATATCCAGATGCGATCGTCGGCCGATGGATTGTGATGATGATTTATTCATCGGTCAATGGCGTGACATATCGACTTGGAAGGCTGATTGCCCCTCCGGGGGCGCATGGGTAAACGGCTCGCGCCGGGGTGGCGCGGGCCGTTTCTTTTGCGCGCCCCTCGCGCTGCCGCCAGGCAGGCGGCGAAGGGGGCGACCGGATGCCGCCGTTCGGTGGAGATGCCAGCTCGGAGGCGGTGTGTCGGTCCGGTGCCGGACCCTCGGCAGGTTATTCGCCCGGGCTGCAATGTCACGCGAATGGGCGAAATAGCGAGAGGGAGGTGGTGCTTTGTCGATTTGTTGCGGAAGTCTGGGTCTCGGCGTCGCAGCCCGCAGGAGTTCGTCTGGCCGCGAACTTCGGCACTTATGACACGACATACAGATTGATGGAGGATTTCATGGCTCGTACTCGTACCACTCGCCTGGTGGGCCTTCTCGCCGCCGTCCCGTTCGCGGCGGCCCTGCTGATCGGCGGCGCCGGAGCGGCGGCCGCCGACAACGGCGCCCTGGCCGGCGGCGGATCCAACAGCAGCGCGGTGTCGAACGTCGGCAGCGGCAACATCTTCGGCTCCGTCGACGGCAACTACGGCGCGACGCAGCAGACGGCGACCGGCTCCGGCGCCTCGAACCAGAACAACACCCTCGGGGTGAAGGACAACGCCGGTCCCGTCCTCGCCGACCAGTCCAACGCCAACCTCCACGTGATCTTCGCCCCGGTCTTCCCCTGACGGCGCGTCGGGCGGCGTACCGGGCAGCACACCGACGGCGGGGGCGCCGTGGGTGTGCACGGCCCGAGCGGTGCGGCCGGACCGACGAGCACCAGGGCGGCTCCCCGTACCGAACGGGAGCCCGCGCAGTCGACGAGTTCTGGCCACGGGTGAACTGAGCACCCGCGGCGGACGCTCGAAGACCGTACGGCCCCGCGCGGCAGCGCCACGCGGGGCGCATCACCGGGCAGCGGAAAGGGTCACCGCGAACCGGCCCGTGGGCGGCGTCGATCACCGGCGTCGCCCACCGGCACGTCCGACTCCCGGCCGTACCCGCCCGCACCCTCGCCCGTGCCGGTAGCGTTGCGCTCCGCAGCCGCGTGCGCATCAGGACCGAAAAAAAGAGATACAGGGTGAGCGACCAGGTGAACGATCAGGCCTACCCCCCGATGGCCGACGGCGCCCCGCAGACGGTGGCCGAGTTGCTCTTCGGCCGCCCGCCGATGGTCCGTGAGCTCCCGTCCTTCGATCCGGACGGCACGCCCTCGACCCCGGGGCCGCTCTTCGCCGAATGGCTCGCCCTCGCCCTGCGGGACGGTGTCCTCGACCCGCAGGTGGTCACGCTCTCCACGGTCGGCACCGACGGTGTGCCGGACGCCAGGATGCTGGTCCTGCGGGACGTCGACGCCGCCGGAGCCGACTGGGTGTTCGCGATCGACGCGGACAGCCCCAAGGGCCGTCAGCTGGCCGCCCACCCGGTCGCCGCGATGACGGCCTACTGGCCGCTGCAGGGCCGGCAGGTCCGGGTCCGGGGCACGGTCCGCCCGGCCGCGCCGGAGGTCTCGGCGGCGGAGTTCGCCACCCGTTCGCCCGGCGCCCGGGTGGCCGCCCTGGTCGGGCACCAGAGCGAGCCGCTGTCATCGCTCGGGGAGTACGAGGACGCGGCGGTGTCGGCCCGCCGGCTTCTCGGCGACGCGTCGGCCTCGCTGGTCCCGACCCACACCGTCTACACGCTGAGGGCGTGCGAGGTGGAGTTCTGGCAGGGCGATGCGAGCCGCCGGCACGTCCGGCTCTGCTACACCCGTACCGGCCCCGGTGAGTGGGCCCGGACCCTGCTCTGGCCCTGACCGGCCCCGCGTCGACGCCCGCCCCGGCAGCCACGCCCGCTCCCGGGGCCCGGCCGCGGCTCCTGCCGGCCCGGCCCCGGGCCCGCAGGGGGCAGCCGGGGGGCAGCCGGGGAGAGCTCAGCGTCGCCCGCTGAGCGTGGCGCCCACGCTGGCCGCGACCACGCAGCCGATTCCCACCAGCTGCGGCCACCCCAGCATCTGGTGCAGCACCAGCAGCCCGACCAGCGCGCTCACCGCCGGCTCCAGGCTGACCAGGACGCTGAACACCCGCTGGGGCATCCGCCGCAGGGCGGTCATCTCCAGTGCGTAGGGGATCACCGGTAGCAGCAGCGAGATCCCGGCCACCGCGAGCAGCAGCAGGACGGGCGAGGCGCCGGGTGCGGTCAGGCCGTGCCGGGCCTCGCCGATCCCGAAGGGCGCCAGCGCCACGGCTGCGACGGTCATCGAGACGGCCAGGCCCTGGAAGCCCTGGAAGGCCGCGCCGACCTTGTCGGTGAAGAGGATGTACACGCCGTAGCAGGCCGCGGCGCCGAACGCGCAGGCCAGGCCGACCGGGTCGGCCGAGGAGCCGCCGGCACCCGTGCCGGAGCCGGTGAACAGGGTGAGCAGCACGACGCCGCCGCCGGCCAGCAGTGCCCAGAGCAGGTGCGCGGCGCGGCGGGCGAAGACCAGCGCGACGGCCAGCGGGCCGAGGAACTCGATGGTCGCGGCGGTGCCCATCGGCAGTCGGTCGACCGCGCCGGCGAACAGCAGGGTCATCCCGCCGGAGGCCACCCCGAGCAGCGCCGCGGCGCCGAGGTCGCGCGGGCTGCGGCCGCGCAGCCGGGGCCGGGTGAGGACGAGCAGCAGCACCGCGGCGAAGCCGATCCGCAGGAACACCGTGCCGCCCACGCCGAGCGGGCCGAACAGTGGCTTGGAGAGGGCGATACCGCTCTGCACCGTGAACATGGCCAGGACGCAGAGCAGCGGCGCCGGGATTCCCGCCGGGCGCCGCAGCGGCTTCGGGCTCCACCGGCCGGAGGGTGCGGCCGCCGGTGTGCCCGACGGGGCAGGTGCGTCCGACGGGGCCGAGGGGCCGGGCGCCGCCGTGGACGATCCGTACGCCGTACCGCCGTCGCTGCCGCGCTCACCGCCGCGCTCACCGCCGCGCTCACCGCCGCGCCCGCCTTCGCTGCCGCGCTCACCGCCGCGCTCACCGCCGCGCTCACCGCCGCGCCCGCCTTCGCTGCCGACCCGGAGGACGGACGGCATGGCCAGGGCCTCGGCGGAGGCGGTGACGCCGCCTGGTCCTGCCGGGGCGGTGGTCGCGCTGGAGTGGGGAGCGGGCATGTCAGCGAGTGTGCCGTAAGGAGTCAAGGGCGGGCAAGCTCGTTACCGCGAGAAGGATGTACCAGGACAGTACGGCTGAAAGGGTGAGTCGAGGAGGCCGGAGCGGCACTGTCGCCCCGGGCGCCCGACGGGTCGTCAGTACCAATGGTCTGTGCGCTATCTTCGTCCGGCGTCGCTGGCCGCCGCCTCCCTCGTCCTGCTCCTGGCCACCGACGGTGGGGCCGGTACCGAGGCGCAGGCGCTCAGCGCCGCCGCCTCCGCCGCAGGGGCGCCCGGGTCCCGGGCGGCCGCGCCGCGCGCCGCCACCCCACTCGCCCCACGGATCCGGCGCACCGTCCTGCGGGATTCCGCCTGGTCGCCGACGGGCCGGAGCGGGGAGGTCTTCACCGGCGCCGGATTCGACGTCTGCACCGCGCCCGCGCTCGACACCATGAAGACCTGGCGCGCCTCCTCGCCGTACGGGGTGATCGGTGTCTACACCAGCGGATCCCAGCGCGGCTGCGCTCAGCCCCGCCTGACCGCCGACTGGGTCCGGCAGGCCCGGGCGATGGGGTGGCGGTTCCTGCCCACCCATGTCGGCCTCCAGGCCCCCTGCCGCACGCTGAGCGGCAAGCCCCAGCACATCGACCCCGCGAACGCCGTCCAGCAGGGCCGGGACGAGGCGGCGGTCGCGGTGCGCGGCCTGAAGGCCGTGGGCCTCGGCAAGGGCAGCCCGGTGTACCTGGACATCGAGTCCTACCCCCGGCAGGACGCCGCCTGCGGTCAGGCCGTGGTCGACTTCACCCTCGGCTGGACCCAGGCCCTGCACGCGGCCGGTTACCGCTCCGGCTTCTACTCCAGCCTCGACTCCGGCGTCGCCGACCTGGCCGCCGCGGCCCGGGCCGGCAGCTCCCCGCTCCCGGACGCCCTCTGGTACGCCCAGTGGGACGACCACCCGACGACCGACACCGCCGCCCCGGGCGGCCCGGGTGCCGAACTCTGGGCCGGCCACCAGCGCGTCCACCAGTACCGGGGCAACGTCGAGGAGACCTACGGCGGGGCCTCCCTCACCATCGACCGTGACCAGCTGGACGCGCCGGTCGCCGCCTGACCGCGCCCGCGCCCGGCCGCTCGCCGCCCGGGCGCCGGCCACCGTGGCCCAGCCGTGACCGGCGCAACGGTCGGCGGATACTGACAGCGGGGCCCGTGAGCGGCACAATCGGCCTCGGACGCCCCTCGTTACCGTCGGGTAGCCAAGCCAGGAGCCGCCAGGTCAAGGAGGACCCGCGTGTTCAGCACCATGCAGGACGTACCGCTCACCGTCGCCCGGATCCTCACCCACGGAGCCACCGTCCACGGCCGCTCCACCGTCACCACCTGGGACGGCACCGGCCCGGTCACCCGTACGTACGCCGAGGTCGGCGCCCGCGCGGCGCGGCTGGCGCACGCGCTGCGCGACGAACTCGGGGTGACCGGGGACGACCGGGTGGCGACCCTGATGTGGAACAACGCGGAGCACCTGGAGGCCTACCTGGCCATCCCCTCGATGGGCGCGGTGCTGCACACCCTGAACCTCCGGCTCCCGGCGCACCAGCTGTCCTTCATCGTCAACCACGCCGCCGACCGCGTGATCATCCTGGACGCCAGCCTGCTGCCGCTGCTGGCCTCGGTGCTGCCGCAGCTGAACCCGACGCTGCGGCACGTCGTGGTCAGCGGTGAGGGCGACCGCTCGGTGCTGGACGGCTTCGCCGGAACGGTGCACGACTACGAGGCGCTGATCGAGGGCCGCCCGGACGCCTTCCCCTGGGCGACCGAGATCGACGAGCGTCAGGCCGCCGCCCTCTGCTACACCTCCGGCACCACCGGGGAGCCCAAGGGCGTGCTCTACAGCCACCGCTCGGTCTACCTGCACTGCCTGCAGGTCATCGCGGCCGACAGCTTCGGGCTGACCTCGCGCGACACCGCGCTGCCGGTCGTCCCGATGTTCCACGTGAACGCCTGGGGCATCCCGCACGCCGCGTTCATGTCCGGCGCCGACCTGCTGATGCCGGACCGCTTCCTGCAGCCGAAGCCGCTGGCCGCGATGATCGACCTGGTGAAGCCGACCGTCAGCGCCGCCGTCCCGACGATCTGGAGCGGCCTGCTGGACGAGCTGGACGCCGGTGACTACGACACCTCCGCCCTGCGGATGGTCGTCATCGGGGGCTCGGCCTGCCCGCCGGCCTTGATGAAGGCCTTCGCCGACCGTCACGGGATCAGCGTGGTGCACGCCTGGGGCATGACCGAGACCTCGCCGCTCGGCTCCTTCGCCCTGCCGCCGGGCGGCCTGACGCCCGAGCAGGAGTGGCCCTACCGCCTCACCCAGGGCCTGTTCCCGGCCTCGGTCGAGGCCCGGCTGAGCGGTCCGGCCGGTGAGCCGATGCCGCACGACGGCGTCGCGGCGGGCGAGCTGGAGGTGCGCGGTCCGTGGATCGCGGGCGCCTACTACGGCGGTGCGGGCAACGACCCGGTGCGCCCGGACGACAAGTTCAGCGAGGACGGCTGGCTGCGGACCGGTGACGTCGGCACCATCACGCCGGACGGCTACCTGACACTGACCGACCGGGCCAAGGACGTCATCAAGTCCGGCGGTGAGTGGATCTCCTCGGTGGAGCTGGAGAACGCGCTGATGGCGCACCCGGAGGTGGCCGAGGCGGCGGTGGTGGCGGTGCCCGACGAGAAGTGGGGCGAGCGGCCGCTGGCCACCGTCGTGCTCCGCCCGGGCGCCGTCGCCGGCCTGCGAGAGCTGCGGGCCTTCCTGGCCGAGCGGATCGCCTCCTGGCAGCTGCCCGAGCGCTGGTCGGTCATCGAGGCGGTGCCGAAGACCTCGGTCGGCAAGTTCGACAAGAAGGTCATCCGGGCCTCGTACGCGGCCGAGGAACTGGACGTCACCGTGCTCGGCAAGGACTAGCGGCCGACATCGCGGTGGGGCCGCTCGTCCGTCCGGACTAGCGGCCCCACCGCGTTCCCGGCCGGGAACGCCGCTCCCCCGGCCGTCCGCCGGCGGGGGAGCCGTCAGCGGTCGGCCATCCGCATCACACCGCCCGGCGCGGCCGTCCCCGGTTCGCCGAGCGAGCCGATCCGGCCCAGCAGGTCGACGATCCTGGACTGCACGTCCTCGCTGGTCGAGCGCTCGGCGAGGAAGAGCACCGTCTCGCCGGTCCGCAGCCGGGGCAGCTCGCGCGGGTCGAGGTCGACCGAGGTGTAGACGACCAGCGGAGTGCGGTGCAGCCGGTCGTTGGCACGCAGCCAGTCCAGCAGACCGACCCGGCGGCGGCGGATCCGGAGCAGGTCCATCACCACCAGGTTGGGCTGGACGCTGCTGGCCCGGGCGACCGCGTCGTTCTCGTCCACCGCGTGCTCGACGTGCATGCCGCGCCGCTCCAGCGAGCTGATCATCGCGGCGGCGATGTCCGGGTCGCCCTCCACCAGCAGCACCCGGGGGGCGTGGTTCTCGCCGTCGCGCGGTGCGAGGGCGCGCAGCAGGACGGCCGGGTCGGCGCCGTACGCGGCGTCCCGGGTGGCCTGGCCGAGGCCGGCCGTGACCAGCACCGGCACCCGGCTGTTCAGCGCGGCCGTCCGCAGCGACTGCAGCGCGGTCCGGGTGATCGGCCCGGTCAGCGGGTCGACGAAGAGCGCCGCCGGGAACGCGGTGGCCTGCGCGTCGACCTCCTCGCGGGAGCGGACGATCACCGGGTGGTAGCCCCGGTCCTGGAGGGCCTGCTTGGTGGACGGGTCGGGCTCCGGCCAGACCAGCAGCCGGCGCGGGTTGCCGTCCACGGCCGGGGTGATCATCGTCGGCGGGTCGGGGACCGGAGCCGTCGCGTCCTCGGCACTGCCGGCCGGGGCCAGCTCGGCCATCGGCCGCGGGGGCGTGCGGCCCTCCGGCGGGGCGACGGCCTCCGCCGGTGCGGTCGGCGGCGCCGGCGGCGCGCTCGGGAAGGCGGCCGGGAAGGCACCGGCGAACGCGCCGCCACCCGCACCCATCGGCCGCGGCGGGGTCAGCTCGCCCAGCCCGCTGCCGACCGGACGCGGCGGCGTCGGCTCGGCGTCGCCGGCCTCGGCCGACGGTGTCTGCTGCGGCTCGCCGCGGGTGGTGGCGGGCAGGGCGGGCCTGGCGGCGATCTCCAGCGCGGCGGAGGCGACGGGGGTCGCCTCCTCGGCCGGTGCCTGCGGCGGCTCGACCGGCTCCGCCGACGAGGTCTCGGCCTCGCCGCCGGGCGGCACGGCCAGCCGGCGACGCCGCCCGGTGGGCGGCACCGCTCCGGGCTCGGGGCGGGCGGGCGCCGGACCGGCCGGCAGCGCGTGCTCCAGGCCCGGATAGAGGGGTGTCCCGGGGTCGGGGACGCCGGGCAGCGAGAAACCGGCCGGCTGCTCCTCCTCGGCGGGCAGGGCGCGCCGACGGCGGGACGGCTGGCCCTGGCCCGTGCTCCGGGCCGGCTCGGCGGCCGGCTCCGGAGCGGGTACGACGGTGCTCTCCCCGGGGCCCGCGGCCGCCGGAGTCCCGGGGCCGAGCGCGATCGGCCCGCTCGTCCGGCCGGTGGCCGGACCGGCCGGCTCCGCCCCGATCGGGGTTCCGGCCGGCGGAGTGGCCGGGGGAGGGGTCGGCGCAGTGGCCGACGGAGGGGTCGGCGGAGGGGTCGGGGCGGACGGGCCGGGGCCGAGCGCGATCGGTCCGGGAGAGGGCAGCGCGCCGCCGCTCCCGTCCTGCTGCCGCTCCCGCTCCGGGGCCCGGTCCCGGCCGTCGGCCTCCACGGGCGGCAACGCGTAGGCCGTTCCGCTGCCGTCGCTGCCGTGCCAGGGGTCGTTCTCGGCCTGCTGCGGCCCGGTGCCACCGGGCCTGCCGTAGCCGGGGTCGGTGCCGTCGCCGTTCCACTGGCCGGGCACGGAGCGCGCGAGCGCCACCCCGGTGCCGGCGCCGCCGCGACCGGGACGCGCGGCGGGAGGCTCGTGCCACTGCTCGGAGTCGGCGGGCGGGCCGGCGTGGGCCCGGGCCTCGTCCCGGCCGTGCCGGTCCTCGTCCTGCGCGGCCGGGACGCCGCCGTCCGGCGCGGCGGGAGCGTCCGGATCGGGAGCCGGCCCCTCCTCCGGCGGCAGCTCGGTGGGCAGCAGCAGCGGGATGCCCGGGAGGTCGGGGATGACCGCGGTGTCGGACTCCTTGCGTCCGTCCTCGCGTCCACCGGCCGCCGCCCGCTCGGCGGCGGCCTTCGCCGCCACCGGGTCCAGCGGCAGCTCGACCACATAGGTGGTGCCGGCCCGGTTCGGCAGCTCGTGGGGCTGGAGCACGCCGCCGTGCCGCTCGACCACGCTGCGCGCTATCGGCAGGTGGACGGGGCTGCCGCCGAGGCCGGGGCCCCGGATCTCGACCCGTGCGACCTCGCCGCGCTGAGCGGCGGCCAGCACCACGGTCGGAGCCTCCCCGCCGGACTGCGGCAGGGCCGGGACACCGAGGCCGGCCGGCTCACCGCGCCCGGTCGGTACGGCGTCCAGGGAGAGCGCGACGCCGCTGACGTCCGCGACCAGGTGGGCCAGCGCCTGGGCCAGTCGTTCCTCGTCCGCGATCACCTCGACGGCCGCCGCGTGCACGGAGAACCGCACCCGGCCCGCGCCGACCAGCTCGCCGGCGATCTCCACGGCCTGTCGGACGACCGCGTCCAGGCCGATCGGCTCGCGCTTGAGCGTGGCCGGGCCGTTCTCGACGTCGTCCTCGAAGCGCTGGTAGGACAGCACGCCGTCGATCAGCTTGCCGAAGCGCCGGCACTCGTCCGCCAGCCGGCGCAGCGTCCAGTTGGCCTCCGGCCAGAGCTGGCCGGCCGGGTCGCCGGCGAGGGCGTCGATCCGCCGGTGAAGGGCTGTCAGCGCGCCGCCGAGCTCGCTCTCCAGCACCGCGGTGAGGTGCTCGTTGCGGGCGACCAGGGCCAGCTCGCGGCTGCGGTCGGTGAACGTCATCACCGCGCCGACCAGCTGGTCGCCGTCCCGGACGGGGGCGGTGGTGAGGTCGACGGTGACCGGCCGGCCGTCCTTGCGCCACAGCACGGCGCCGCGCACCCGGTGCTTGCGGCCGGAGGTGAGGGTGTCGAGGAGGGCGGACTCCTCCAGCGTGAGCGGGCTGCCGTCGGCCTTGGAGTGCTGGATCAGCGGGTGCAGCTCGCGGCCGCCCAGCTCGCTCGCCCGGTACTCCAGGATGTGCGCGGCGGCCGGGTTGACCAGCACGCAGCGGCCCTCCAGGTCCACGCCGAGCACGCCCTCGGCGGCGGCCCGCAGGATCATCTCGGTCTGCTTGTGCTGGCGGCGCAGCTCCGCCTCGACCCCCAGCCTGCTGGAGAGGTCGCGCACCAGCAGGAGCAGCAGGTCGCTGCCGGAGGACTGGCGCTGCCCGCCGCCGTCGCGGTACGGGTCGTACGCCGGCGCCGACAGGGTGTACCCGCGTCCCTCGCTCGCGCCGTCGTCCGCGAAGTCGTTGCCGGAGACCTCGACCGGGAAGGACGTGCCGTCCGTGCGCCGGGCGGTCATCCGTACGGGTCGGTCGAGCTCGTCGTCCTGGCGGGGTGCGGGGCGCATCGAGCCGGGGATGCGGCTCGGGTCGAACTCGGGCAGCAGGTCCAGCACCCCCCGGCCGACCAGCGAGGTGCCGGGGGCCTGAAGGCTCTGGACGGCCGCGTTGTTGGCGTCCACGACGGTGCCGTTGCTGTTCACCAGCAGCAGCGCGTCGGGCAGGGCATCGAGTATGGCGGCGAGGCGAGCAGCGCCTCGGATCGGCCTGCTGCTCACGTCGACAGGTCTCCTCGGCTTGGGGCAGCTCCTCCGGAGACTGGAGTATCTCATTCTTCTTTGCGGTGGGGACGACCCGGCTAGTAACGTAAGCGGTGGTTGGTGCCGGGCC
The sequence above is drawn from the Kitasatospora sp. NBC_00315 genome and encodes:
- a CDS encoding FAD-binding oxidoreductase; translated protein: MSDLMDRLLAGLPAEALAVDPDVTAAYRYDMAGFCEAGAPAVVVFPETVEQVQHVMRTATELHVPVVPQGARTGLSGGANAVDGCIVLSMVKMNRILELDQVNRIAVVEPGVVNAELSRAAAGAGLAYPPDPSSWESCTIGGNIGTGAGGLCCVKYGVTSEYVLGLDVVLADGRLLSTGRRTAKGVAGYDLTRLLVGSEGTLGVVVRAVVALRPAPAPQLAMVAEFPSTDAACAAVCEVMARGFTPSLMELMDAVTVRAVNDLARMGLPESTRALLLVAFDGSEPAAELAAVGELCLAAGATQVVPAEDRAESELLLEARRLALPALERLGTTMIDDVAVPRSRMAEMLRGVAAIADRCGLTIGMVCHAGDGNTHPIVIFDAQDPTQVARAKETFDEIMGLGLELGGTITGEHGIGLLKRDWLERELGPVAMELQRQLKAVFDPLGILNPGKAI
- a CDS encoding peptidoglycan-binding protein, whose protein sequence is MAWYPGAERMELQPESDAQPAIVPTQFILHSIAAPWTPQRIYEYWRDSTNLESHFGLGYDGSLAQFVGTQTRADANMYANRRPDGTGAVSVETASRLDSSDPWTAQQVERLIALGVWLHQQHGLPLRICRTWDDPGYGYHRLFPQWSDGGTDCPGDARVKQFGDTVFPGIVARASGGSTSAPPSAPASGAARRQVTIGGLPYGYGAHGPQVREVGAALVAAGYGSHYRSGPDEDWRDPDTLNYADYQRSLGFTGADADGVPGEESLRRLLGRVPGPRTVSLAHVVAAARTDPGAEQGHLTYGDEVWIVEQALVDEGLLDPARADGSLGTTTVEAYAGFQRRLGYQGADANGIPGQRSLRELGARHGFTVTD
- a CDS encoding DMT family transporter: MPAPHSSATTAPAGPGGVTASAEALAMPSVLRVGSEGGRGGERGGERGGERGSEGGRGGERGGERGGERGSDGGTAYGSSTAAPGPSAPSDAPAPSGTPAAAPSGRWSPKPLRRPAGIPAPLLCVLAMFTVQSGIALSKPLFGPLGVGGTVFLRIGFAAVLLLVLTRPRLRGRSPRDLGAAALLGVASGGMTLLFAGAVDRLPMGTAATIEFLGPLAVALVFARRAAHLLWALLAGGGVVLLTLFTGSGTGAGGSSADPVGLACAFGAAACYGVYILFTDKVGAAFQGFQGLAVSMTVAAVALAPFGIGEARHGLTAPGASPVLLLLAVAGISLLLPVIPYALEMTALRRMPQRVFSVLVSLEPAVSALVGLLVLHQMLGWPQLVGIGCVVAASVGATLSGRR
- a CDS encoding dienelactone hydrolase family protein, with the protein product MADHTISGQWVPLGGPDGPEAYVAGPEGRESAGAVIVGGEMFGVNAHLRDVCHRLAAAGYTAIAPDFYWRSTRRAGLGYGDEVRPEAFGLMQGLRREEVLADLAAARAYGSDAAPDGGTALLGFSLGGHIAVLGASELRFDLVVSYYGGWLLDGGLPLADPVPPVANSERIAANTGFLLAFFGADDFVMSLDEWHRIGTRLRGAGVACDLVTYEGVGHGFFNDERPATYEEKTAHDAWGRTLDALALHVGRGRPDGARG
- a CDS encoding DUF1906 domain-containing protein, which codes for MRYLRPASLAAASLVLLLATDGGAGTEAQALSAAASAAGAPGSRAAAPRAATPLAPRIRRTVLRDSAWSPTGRSGEVFTGAGFDVCTAPALDTMKTWRASSPYGVIGVYTSGSQRGCAQPRLTADWVRQARAMGWRFLPTHVGLQAPCRTLSGKPQHIDPANAVQQGRDEAAVAVRGLKAVGLGKGSPVYLDIESYPRQDAACGQAVVDFTLGWTQALHAAGYRSGFYSSLDSGVADLAAAARAGSSPLPDALWYAQWDDHPTTDTAAPGGPGAELWAGHQRVHQYRGNVEETYGGASLTIDRDQLDAPVAA
- a CDS encoding pyridoxal 5'-phosphate synthase, yielding MSDQVNDQAYPPMADGAPQTVAELLFGRPPMVRELPSFDPDGTPSTPGPLFAEWLALALRDGVLDPQVVTLSTVGTDGVPDARMLVLRDVDAAGADWVFAIDADSPKGRQLAAHPVAAMTAYWPLQGRQVRVRGTVRPAAPEVSAAEFATRSPGARVAALVGHQSEPLSSLGEYEDAAVSARRLLGDASASLVPTHTVYTLRACEVEFWQGDASRRHVRLCYTRTGPGEWARTLLWP